A single genomic interval of Acidobacteriota bacterium harbors:
- a CDS encoding SDR family oxidoreductase, protein MEKVTLITGCSSGFGLLAAVEMARAGFRVVATMRNLDRRGPLDAAAKEAGVELDVRRLDVTEFDSLAGFVGQLVQVHGRLDVLVNNAGFSVSGFAEDMLLTEIRQQFETNFFGHVAMTKAVLPVMRKQRSGHIIMISSISGLVAQPVISSYSASKYALEGWSEALRLETHSLGVRVVLVEPGAYATDIWVKNVVLGKRVNTPESPNYERIRRFVQFVQQEVPKRDPREVARLILRIAQDPEPRLRYIAGTDAHLGYWMKRLLPWKTWERMVARHTRID, encoded by the coding sequence ATGGAGAAGGTCACACTCATCACCGGTTGCTCGAGCGGCTTCGGGTTGCTGGCTGCGGTAGAGATGGCGCGCGCCGGGTTTCGCGTTGTCGCAACCATGCGCAACCTGGACAGGCGGGGACCGCTCGATGCCGCCGCAAAGGAAGCCGGCGTGGAGTTGGATGTCCGGCGACTCGACGTCACCGAGTTCGATTCCCTCGCTGGATTCGTGGGGCAGCTCGTGCAGGTTCACGGCCGCCTTGATGTGCTCGTCAACAATGCTGGCTTTTCCGTCTCCGGGTTCGCCGAAGACATGCTACTCACCGAGATTCGGCAGCAGTTCGAGACGAACTTCTTCGGACACGTCGCGATGACGAAAGCGGTGCTGCCCGTGATGCGGAAGCAGCGTTCGGGGCACATCATCATGATCTCCTCGATCAGCGGGCTGGTAGCCCAACCCGTGATTTCCAGCTACTCAGCCTCTAAGTACGCATTGGAGGGCTGGAGCGAGGCGCTGCGGCTGGAGACACACTCGCTGGGCGTCCGCGTGGTGCTGGTCGAGCCGGGCGCCTACGCTACGGACATCTGGGTGAAGAACGTCGTGCTGGGCAAGCGCGTCAATACACCAGAATCGCCAAACTATGAGCGCATCCGGCGCTTTGTGCAGTTCGTGCAGCAGGAAGTTCCTAAGCGAGATCCGCGCGAGGTCGCCCGCTTGATCTTGCGGATCGCACAGGACCCGGAGCCGCGGCTCCGCTATATTGCCGGCACCGACGCGCACCTGGGCTACTGGATGAAGCGATTGCTTCCCTGGAAGACTTGGGAGCGGATGGTCGCCCGGCACACAAGAATCGACTAG
- a CDS encoding DedA family protein, which yields MIEKILGAVFLFIKWVIGATGYWGIVVLMAIESACIPLPSELIMPFAGYLVYEGKFNLFWAATAGALGCNVGSVLAYEVGYYGGRPLVEKYGRYLLLSRHELEWADRFFHRWGHAAVFIGRLLPVVRTFIALPAGVARMPRVRFHIYTFLGSWPWCFALAYLGMKLGENWRSLGKYFHQFDIVIGVLIVAGVAWFVWSRWQHRMRES from the coding sequence ATGATCGAAAAGATACTTGGCGCCGTTTTTCTGTTCATCAAGTGGGTGATCGGTGCGACTGGCTATTGGGGCATCGTTGTCCTGATGGCGATCGAATCGGCGTGCATCCCGCTGCCCAGCGAACTGATCATGCCCTTCGCCGGCTACCTGGTCTATGAAGGCAAGTTCAACCTCTTCTGGGCAGCGACAGCGGGCGCGCTCGGATGCAATGTAGGCTCGGTTCTGGCCTACGAGGTCGGATACTACGGCGGGCGTCCGCTGGTCGAGAAGTACGGCCGTTATCTGCTGCTCTCGCGCCACGAGTTGGAGTGGGCCGATCGATTCTTTCATCGCTGGGGGCATGCGGCAGTATTCATCGGGCGATTGCTGCCCGTTGTCCGAACCTTTATTGCGCTCCCAGCGGGCGTCGCGCGCATGCCGCGGGTCAGGTTCCACATCTATACGTTCCTCGGATCGTGGCCGTGGTGCTTTGCGTTGGCGTACTTGGGAATGAAACTGGGAGAAAACTGGCGCTCGCTTGGAAAGTACTTCCACCAGTTCGATATCGTGATTGGAGTTCTGATCGTCGCGGGCGTGGCCTGGTTCGTGTGGTCCCGTTGGCAGCATCGCATGCGGGAGAGCTAG